The genomic stretch ATCGCTCCTCTCCTCCAGAAAAGAGCAGGCATGACCGAGTGCGTCTCAGGAATCGCTTCGCCACCCGAGGTTTCTAGGGCGAGGGCAACCCTAGCGGCAGCGGGAGGGAGCAGGGGGAgtcttcgtcgtcgtcgtcggcgGCGGGCGGTTCGGGTGGGAACAGCGGGGCGCGGCAAAGGGGGCAGGTGCTCTGCCCGTGCTCGAGCCACCGGTCGACGCAGTGGCGGTGGAAGACGTGGCGGCAGTCGCTCATCCGCCTGACCTCGTCCGCGGGCTCGAACTCGGACAGGCACACCGCGCAGCAGCAGCTCTCGCCTCCCGCCAGGTCCCCGAACCGGGTCGCTGGGGAGACCTCCTGGATCAGCTCCGCCGGTACCACAGGGAGGAGTAAGCAGATGCCCGCCGCCTGGTGCAGGTCGGCGTCGGACTCCGAGAGGCCGAGGCAGCGGGAGATCCAGTTGAGGAGCTTCCGCAGGTGGCCCAATAGGAACAGCAGGTGGAGGAGCAGCTTAGGGAGCTCGGGATAGCCGGTGGGGAAGCCCATGGCAAGAGTGCGTGACAAGTGTTCGATGAATCCCCTGAAAGAATTGTCGATAAGGTAGCCTGCAACTCAGCAACTGGAAGTGTTCGTCTAAATGCCTGACAGAATCCTACGCACGAGAACAACAAATTGTTTATCAGAAGAATAGCTTCAATTGTTTGAGGAAATGCCGCAGAGAATTTATAAGACAGGAAGGTACAATGTGTTTGTGCAAATGCCCGAGGGATTTTATAGGAAGGGGGATGTGACTGGTAAATGCTTGAGGAAATGCCTGAGAGAATCTCACAGCTAATAAGGATTTTGGGGGgtcactttttttttttggctttttgCTCTATGTAACGGTGTCTGTGTCTGGAGAAGTGGTGGTTGAGTTGGGCACAATTTTGAACATGGATGAAGGTGGAGGTGTGGCCAATTCCGTCCCCATCTCTTTGTGTAGAAAGACCAGAAGAATGGCATGTGATGGACCCTGTGGAGGGAAGCATGATTTATTGCTGTGCATTTGACTCATTAGCTGAAAAAAGTTGTTTGGTAGTGCAACAT from Zingiber officinale cultivar Zhangliang chromosome 5B, Zo_v1.1, whole genome shotgun sequence encodes the following:
- the LOC121986295 gene encoding brassinosteroid-responsive RING protein 1-like, with the translated sequence MGFPTGYPELPKLLLHLLFLLGHLRKLLNWISRCLGLSESDADLHQAAGICLLLPVVPAELIQEVSPATRFGDLAGGESCCCAVCLSEFEPADEVRRMSDCRHVFHRHCVDRWLEHGQSTCPLCRAPLFPPEPPAADDDDEDSPCSLPLPLGLPSP